The genomic region TACGCGGACGCGCCCGTCCCGCGCCTGGTGGTGGTGCAGGGCATCGCCAAGGGCGACCGGGGCGAGCTGGCGGTGCAGGCGATGACCGAGGTCGGGGTGGACGAGATCGTGCCGTGGGCGGCGTCCCGCTCGGTGGCGCAGTGGCGGGGCGACCGGGGCGTACGGGCCCGGGAGAAGTGGGTCGGGACCGCCCGGGAGGCGGCGAAGCAGGCCCGCCGCCCCTGGCTGCCGGTGGTGGCCGGCGCCCCGGACGAGTCGACCGCACGGGTGGCCCGCCGGATCGCCGGGGCCGCCGCCGCGTTCGTGCTGCACGAGGAGGCCGAGGCCCGGCTGACCACGGAGGACCTGCCCGAGGGCGGCGAGATCGTGCTGGTCGTCGGACCGGAGGGCGGCATCGCCCCGGCGGAGCTGGACGCCTTCGCCGAGGCCGGCGCCCGACCGGTCCGCCTGGGCCCGTCCGTCCTCCGCACCTCCACCGCCGGCGTCGCCGCCCTGACGGTCCTGGCCACCCGCCTACACCGCTGGTAACCCGCCGCCCCCGCCCGCCCCGTCCCCGCCCGGGTCGATCATGCAGTTGTGGTGCCGCA from Micromonospora sp. WMMD812 harbors:
- a CDS encoding 16S rRNA (uracil(1498)-N(3))-methyltransferase; translation: MSAPLFLVESLPATDSLTLGGPEGHHAATVQRLRVGEELLLADGRGGTATAVVTAVGRGSLELDVTSRGYADAPVPRLVVVQGIAKGDRGELAVQAMTEVGVDEIVPWAASRSVAQWRGDRGVRAREKWVGTAREAAKQARRPWLPVVAGAPDESTARVARRIAGAAAAFVLHEEAEARLTTEDLPEGGEIVLVVGPEGGIAPAELDAFAEAGARPVRLGPSVLRTSTAGVAALTVLATRLHRW